The Arabidopsis thaliana chromosome 5, partial sequence genomic interval GTTTCACATTTAAGATATGTCCCACtcctatatataaaatatagtgGATTTCTTCAAATTTGGGCGATATTGTTATCCAATTTTATAGGGATTGCTGTCATTTGTTATCCAAATCTCTCTGTCACCTAGTCTTCGAGGTGAAAAAATCATTAGATATCCACATTTGTTCAACTTTTTAAAGGACATGATTGGTTGGGGAAATTTATAAAGTCACTAAAAGCTACAGctccaaaattaaaacaattatgtTAGCACGGCTGATCAAACCTCTTCGTCTTGTTCCACGGTCATGTAGCAcatgattttgatgaatatCGATAACTGAGAGTTTAGGGTTTCGGTGGAAATTGGAATGGACAcgttttttcttatatacgTATCACGTTTTGGTTTTGACTCCAATCAATGgtttaaatcaaaacatttcGGATTGGCTATTTTGACAGcgcaaaaaagaaacaaccaaaAGTCCGATTGGGCTAAACCGGAGATACCCAATTTTGGTCACATACTAAAAACTGCCCCTCATAAGTGTGCAACATTGGTTGCATTACAGAATTGACATTACAGTATTGGCTTAGAGCTCTACCGTACATGAGGAAAACCAAGAGCGGTTCGAAGTCGTGGATGTTCAAACAAAAGAGCGGTTAGTACAAGAGAGCAAAATGAGATTTACACATTCgtactatataatataatacaaatatatatacatgaataaatgataaaatattttttacagcaaactttgttatatatatatatatatatttttttttattggatatTACTACATTGTATGAATATCcatgaaatatttaaatttcgTTAAAAATGCCGTAGATATCCAAGCAAAATAGGCATAGACGCTTTAGACTGTCTAAGCGGTTTAGGCGgacaaaaaaattggtgatCCGAGTTCTTTTTAATATGGTTGCAAAGATGCTCTTCTACATCATTTCATTATTAGCGTTCATTTGAGAACATAGCCATTTGTACACTTGGTCTCAGATTAATCATTTCTAACAATTATGTAGATTTTGGTCGTTTTCTCTCTGTACAAATTGTGAACAAACTGCCTATTGTTTGCATATAGCTCTTATATTTGCATAGCTCATTTTTTTTGCCTTTGAATCAACTGCGCATATAGCTCTTACGATGTGTTATGTTGTTTTATGTTGACTCTCGTTTCAAAATTTACTTCTATTATAGTACATTAACATTaacattattttctaaaacctACGTACCAATGTAATATCCTCTCATCATGTAAGGTCAAATCCTCTCATCATCCTGATGCTAAATCTTCTGATCTTCCTAAGGTTCACTTTACCATCTTATCTCTAAATTATCATTCATCAGCTCTGCTAATTTCCCTTGGTCTTTAGTAGATTTGAcagtctctcttctttttcccaTGTTGTAAgtcttaaaaaagaaaaaaactgccgacaagaaaaaaagaagcttctAGCgggaataagaagaaaagtatGGCTGCTAAAGCACCAACTGGAGCTGAAGAAGCTGAACTTGCCTTGCTCGCAAGAAAGAAGCTAGTGACTTGCTCTTGCGAAGAAAGTTATGTACAGGAAGGTGAACAAGGAAGAGTACTGCAGCTTTCATGCTTATGAAGGGTTTCAGCGGGATCTCCAGAAacttttcaaagaaaatgtgACTGCGGCTCTTGCTGGTGACAACCCGAAAACTCGAAAGGAGAGGGAAATGAAAGAGAATTTGAAACGAgccaaggaagagaagaggcaAAGTGACACTCTCAAAATGGCCGAGAACCGGATGAAGAACACGAGAATCAAGCCTCCATGATGATGGTGGTCTGGCAATGACAAGTTGATGATCTAGAATCTTAAGAGAACTCCGATCCTAAACATATTTTACGAGGTTTTTTCCGATGaatattgtttcttattaataaattttactaTATCTCCAGTTTTAgacataattgttttttttattggtcaaTCTCAGTGGAATATTCTTatgttgatttgtttgttgCGATTATTTGCCAAAATCTTTTACAGTCTTCTAAATATTTAGCTTGGTCCATCTATAATACTATAAAATGATCCACGCAATGCGTGagtttaataatttatttttaaaacttaaattatACATTGCATATGTATTTGTAGAAAAGGTTGTCGAGTTGATATCAGATCTCAAAGAGAAACATTTATTCAACACTATTAAGCAAGAAAGTTAAATTTAAGTATGTATTGTTGATATTGGGCGACATTATTATCCAATAGGGATTGTTGTCATTGGGCGACATTATTATCCAGTGACAAGTATACGTGATAACGTGTCTCAGCATGCTAGCTGCGGGAACAAAACGCCGGTCACTTTAGTCGTTTCATTGATTCGgaaataatttgtattatgGAGTACGGATATTAAGCCGTGTGCGACGtcaaaaacaccaaacatgGCTTGGATATCACTTTTGTGCATGTTGGTTCTGTTCCAGTAAGTGCTAGTGGTGTTGTCGTGTGAAACAAGACGTAACGGCATTGAAAAATGTCACAAATATACGAAAGTTCGTCCAATAATTAAGTTTATTCTACACAATGACAAACATATTCAAGTTTATTCTACACAGTGACAAAAATCTTCCtacatatttaatatatatcacTAAAATAATTTGTCTACCTCTTTTATTAAcgtttatttaattttgttttgaacaaaACTTCTTTTATTAACTAagaactaaaaataatataatgcCACGTACTCCTTTGATGTGCCGCGTAGTCCATCTTCtactctctgtttctttcagaTTTCTAAAAAGAAGATACAACATATTAAAGAAAAGGTCGAGTTTTCAAACACGTGTCttcaacatatttttctttccaactTTTCGTTTAATATTATCGAGAATATCATGGTTGTTTGAGAATATCATGGGGTGTCGTACTTATTCTTCATGATCTTCACTATATTATCCTACTTTACGACCAATGTCACTCACTTTACATAGTGTTTTGATTCTCTATCTATGAATAGAGATACGATATGAACtttgaaatcatcataaaAAACTcatcgtaaaaaaaaaaaacactacaCTAAGTTTTCTCTTATATAGAAACACTCGTTATTCTAATTTGCCACTATATCCATTTTTtgcttatttatttatttgaatttttttaaattatattaatctCTGGAAAGATTGCAAGATTGGGTATGATTGAATGTGGAACTGTGTATCGCAACAACTCGGCGTGTTTCACGTTCAAGATATGTCCCAGTCCCACCTCTATAAATAAAACGACTAAGAGGTAGCCTCCCTAAACAACATACCCATATTATAATAATTCTcgttttagaaattttttgtcttcaaataGTGGAGAAATGGATTCAAGATTCACCGATTCCACAACTACCTTAAGGTTCTTCTCACCAATTCATCTTCACATCATATAGTTGTATATGTGAATTTGACATAGATGTATTCATATTGGTATGATTGTATACGTATTTGTTTATGTGATGCATGCAGATGTAATGGTAAGAGTGAAAATGAGAGGAAAAACGGCGATGAAGAAAGAATTAGTAAATACTCCTTTGTGAGTCCACTGTGTATGCGTGGAGGAGATGGATACAATAGTTACTCCAGcaattctcttcttcaggtatttttttttatatatatttctttcatttttataagaCTTATCCATGCCGAAATTTAGAGTCACAttagttattttgttgttttggtttttttcgGTTTGTTGAATCCATGATTAAACTGAAACcgaattttcttttgtagaacCAAATTGGTTCATCAGTTTGTTTTGGTGCGATTTTGGATACAAcgagttaaaaacaaaaataattaatttagttaattTGATTGAGTTTACATTACAGTGGTTCTCTACTGAACTAACAAgttgttaatttgtttctttttatatttttgtgttttcagaGAAGAGTGTTATCAAAGGCTAAACCGGTATTGGTTAAGAACACAAAGGACCTGATGATAAACTTAAACTTTCCTACATACATTAAAGTAGCTGATTTGGGCTGTTCATCAGGACAGAATACGTTCTTGGCAATGTCTGAAATTATCAATACAATCAATGTGTTTTGTCAACAGAGGAACCAAAACCCACCAGAAATAGATTGTTGTCTAAATGATCTCCCTAGTAACGATTTTAACACAACGTTCAAATTCATACAATTCTTCAATGGGATGAACATCACGAGCAAAGAATCATACTTTGTCTATGGAGTCCCCGGTTCTTTCTACTCGAGGCTCTTCCCTCGGAGGAGTCTTCATTTCGTACATTCCTCTTATGGTCTCCATTGGCTCTCTAAGGTATGATAAGTGTTGAGACTTTATTTATAACATTCTATGTATAGAAATTGattaatttgatgattttaaaattgcTATATATAATGCTAAAACTATTTGATTGTAAGGTTCCTGAAGGGCTTGAGAAGAATAAGATGAGTGTGTACATCACAAATTCAAGTCCTCTAAGCACATACAAGGCTTACTTAAATCAATTCCAAAGAGATTTTGCGACATTCCTTAAACTGCGTTCTGAAGAGATGGTTTCTAATGGACGCATGGTTCTCACTTTCATTGGTCGAAACACTATTGATAATCCATTGCATAGAGATTGTTGTCACTTTTGGACATTATTATCCAAATCTCTTCGTGACCTAGTCGCCGAGGTATGtatataaatcaaaacatttttttgttaacataatCAATATATGTTAAGGAGTTTCAACTGTGAAATGCTCTATGTTAGTGTTGGTTTTCTTCATATTTCCGATGTGAAATCCTAACAATTTGGTCatcatattttattgtatagGGCCTTGTGAGTGCATCAAAGGTAGATTCATTCTACTTACCGTTTTATGACCCCaacgaaaaagaaataaaggaGATGGTACAGAAAGAAGGTTCCTTTGAAATCAGAGACTTGGAGACACATGGATATGATCTTGGCCATTGTAACCAAGACGAGTCAAAG includes:
- the NAMT1 gene encoding S-adenosyl-L-methionine-dependent methyltransferases superfamily protein (NAMT1; CONTAINS InterPro DOMAIN/s: SAM dependent carboxyl methyltransferase (InterPro:IPR005299); BEST Arabidopsis thaliana protein match is: S-adenosyl-L-methionine-dependent methyltransferases superfamily protein (TAIR:AT3G11480.1); Has 935 Blast hits to 920 proteins in 124 species: Archae - 0; Bacteria - 67; Metazoa - 9; Fungi - 5; Plants - 729; Viruses - 0; Other Eukaryotes - 125 (source: NCBI BLink).); amino-acid sequence: MIECGTVYRNNSACFTFKICPSPTSINKTTKRCNGKSENERKNGDEERISKYSFVSPLCMRGGDGYNSYSSNSLLQRRVLSKAKPVLVKNTKDLMINLNFPTYIKVADLGCSSGQNTFLAMSEIINTINVFCQQRNQNPPEIDCCLNDLPSNDFNTTFKFIQFFNGMNITSKESYFVYGVPGSFYSRLFPRRSLHFVHSSYGLHWLSKVPEGLEKNKMSVYITNSSPLSTYKAYLNQFQRDFATFLKLRSEEMVSNGRMVLTFIGRNTIDNPLHRDCCHFWTLLSKSLRDLVAEGLVSASKVDSFYLPFYDPNEKEIKEMVQKEGSFEIRDLETHGYDLGHCNQDESKRSKSGQNEANYIRAVSEPLLAAHFGDAIINILFNKFACHVSQHVSCRNKTTVSIVVSLTKKKTFLMS
- the NAMT1 gene encoding S-adenosyl-L-methionine-dependent methyltransferases superfamily protein (NAMT1; CONTAINS InterPro DOMAIN/s: SAM dependent carboxyl methyltransferase (InterPro:IPR005299); BEST Arabidopsis thaliana protein match is: S-adenosyl-L-methionine-dependent methyltransferases superfamily protein (TAIR:AT3G11480.1); Has 1807 Blast hits to 1807 proteins in 277 species: Archae - 0; Bacteria - 0; Metazoa - 736; Fungi - 347; Plants - 385; Viruses - 0; Other Eukaryotes - 339 (source: NCBI BLink).); its protein translation is MDSRFTDSTTTLRCNGKSENERKNGDEERISKYSFVSPLCMRGGDGYNSYSSNSLLQRRVLSKAKPVLVKNTKDLMINLNFPTYIKVADLGCSSGQNTFLAMSEIINTINVFCQQRNQNPPEIDCCLNDLPSNDFNTTFKFIQFFNGMNITSKESYFVYGVPGSFYSRLFPRRSLHFVHSSYGLHWLSKVPEGLEKNKMSVYITNSSPLSTYKAYLNQFQRDFATFLKLRSEEMVSNGRMVLTFIGRNTIDNPLHRDCCHFWTLLSKSLRDLVAEGLVSASKVDSFYLPFYDPNEKEIKEMVQKEGSFEIRDLETHGYDLGHCNQDESKRSKSGQNEANYIRAVSEPLLAAHFGDAIINILFNKFACHVSQHVSCRNKTTVSIVVSLTKKKTFLMS
- the NAMT1 gene encoding S-adenosyl-L-methionine-dependent methyltransferases superfamily protein; translated protein: MYSYWYDCIRICLCDACRCNGKSENERKNGDEERISKYSFVSPLCMRGGDGYNSYSSNSLLQRRVLSKAKPVLVKNTKDLMINLNFPTYIKVADLGCSSGQNTFLAMSEIINTINVFCQQRNQNPPEIDCCLNDLPSNDFNTTFKFIQFFNGMNITSKESYFVYGVPGSFYSRLFPRRSLHFVHSSYGLHWLSKVPEGLEKNKMSVYITNSSPLSTYKAYLNQFQRDFATFLKLRSEEMVSNGRMVLTFIGRNTIDNPLHRDCCHFWTLLSKSLRDLVAEGLVSASKVDSFYLPFYDPNEKEIKEMVQKEGSFEIRDLETHGYDLGHCNQDESKRSKSGQNEANYIRAVSEPLLAAHFGDAIINILFNKFACHVSQHVSCRNKTTVSIVVSLTKKKTFLMS